Below is a window of Lacrimispora xylanolytica DNA.
ATAGCTGTTCCCCATAAGGAATGCCGGTAACATAATAATGGCAGTGAATAAGGTGACACTAAAACTGAATTTCAATATTTTAACCAGCTTGTCTGCCTCCGTGAAACTTAAAATAGAGAGCAGATACACAATGACTATGACTACGAATATAAAGCTTCTTGTAATTGACAATAAAACTATAAGTAAAAAGGTAAAGGATACGTTAAGGGATACATTTATTTTAAACCTTGAGTTACCGACAGAATCCTGCATTCTTATTCTTGAAATAACGTGGAAAACAGACAGGATACTTTTGTTTACAAAAGTATCCTTATCAGTAAGCGGAATATAATTTTGATTACTATAAATCCATTCCGGCATTTCTATTTTATAATCCTTTGAATTATTCAAGTTTCCCACCAACCTTGTCTTTCTTAAAGGTGCTGATCACCTTAAAAAAGATAATAAATATTGCAACTCCAGCAATGGCAGACAATATATACCCAGCAATTTCAGGAAGGCCATTTACTGCATAATCTGGCAGCAGTGCTTTGAAATTCACCCCAGCCTTCATCCCTTGTGGTATAAATCCTAATGTTTTTCCGCCAGAAACCACACTCCTGATTTCCTCGCTTCCCCATTCGCCCCATGCAGTTCCTGTTGCCAGCAGACCCAGTGGGGTCAGGCAGATAAGGAAGGCCAGTAAACCATAAATTGCTTTTTTCTTTTCATTTGATTCTTCATACATGGTATCTGGAGCTACTTTCTTTATGTAGATGACAATAAACAAAGTAAAAACCGCTTCAACAATGCCTGCAACCAAAAGATGGGGAATTACCATGGCTGGTATTGAGATTGACAAAGGATATGGACAATATAATGCCTGACCAGCTGCATCTTTGAATAATAGAGGTTGAATACCAAACTCTATTGCCGCACATAAGGCAGCTGCATTTATACCTGCGTATGAGCCTAAGACAATTCCCAAATATTCTCCCTTTTCTGATTTGATATTATCCTTAACAGCTTTATAAATGAAGTAGCCTAAAAATGGCAGTACAAACGCCATATTAAAACAGTTTGCACCAAAAGATAAAATCCCGCCATCACCAAAAAGAAGAGCTTGAATCAGCAGGGCCACAGTAACACTGACACATGCAGCATAAGGTCCCATCAAAATTGCAATCAAGGTCCCGCCTACTGCATGACCTGTGGTACCCCCGGGAAGCGGAACATTAAACATCATGAGCAAGAAGGAAAATGCTGCCCCAACACCAAGTGATGGTATTTTAACCTTTGGTATCTCTTCTTTTACTTTTTTAACTGCTCTTGTCCAAACAGGGACCATAGCCGCACTCATGAGGGCACAAGTTGACGGGCTCAAATAATTATCCGGAATATGCATATTCTTACCTACCTTTCAAAAAAGGAATTTACATCAATTTCAATTATATAACTTTATTTTCCGTAAACAAGCCCGTATGGGGGATATGATTTTCAAATTTAATTTGTACGTAAAACAAGCTTTCATGGCCGTGTTCAAGCTCTCAGTTCCCCGCAATTTTTCATAGGAAGAATATCCATAATAAAATGCCCCTTACTGTTTCAAGTCCAAAAGATTGAATGAAAAGCTTTTACCGTTTGTGGTAAAATAAAAGAAGCCCAGCAGATATAATTATTTGCTGGGTTTTCGAAACAATCTATTTTCATCACCTGTCAAAACAGGTCTCTTTATCCTTATCCGTGATAGGCCGAACAACTTTGCACGGATTACCAACTGCAACACAATTATCAGGAATATCCTTTACCACAACACTTCCACCGCCAATTACTACATTACTTCCTATGTTCACACCTGGCATTACATGAACTCCTGCGCCAATCCAAACATTATTCCCTACCGTAATGGAATATGCATATTCAAGTCCCTGATTTCTCCGGTCAGAATCGATGGGATGTCCTGCTGTGTAAAATCCACAGTTAGGTGCAATAAACACATTATCACCAAATGTAATCTTTGCTCCATCTAAAATCACCAGATTGTGATTGGCATAGAAATTCTCACCAAGCTCTATATTATATCCATAATCGCACCAGAATGGTGCAGTAATACAAAATGATTCTCCCGTCTTTCCTAACAGTTTCCTAAGTACTACCGCCTGCTTCTCTGTCTCTGATGGACGAGCTTGATTAAATTCATAACAAAGGTCTTTTGCTATTTCACGTTCTTTTAATAAACCCTTGTCGTAATTAGCATCATAAAGCATTTGATTTAACATTTTTTCTTTCTCTGTCACTGAAATATCCCCCTTCGATCAAATATTGGTCATTACATAAATATCTAATATTGCTTATAACATCATAGGAATTTTCACTATAATACAATTAGGTGATTTCTTAAACCGATCTATGTAATGAGATTATCATAGATAATATAATTAGATATAGTATTACTTTATTTTCAGAGTAAATTAATTTCAATACATATTTAAGGTAAGAAATCGACTTTACGGTATAATACATAAACTACATATTTAGTTTCATGAAGCTTAATTATGGAGGAGGCTATTTTTATTCCAGAGACTATTGAACCGACACCGCATCATTCTCCTCTTCATACGCATCTTCCATTTTAACAGAATCTTCGATCTGCTCCTCCAAAAATTTGACACGGATAACTGCCTGCTGCCAATTAATTGATACCTGGCTGTGCCTGTTCTTTTCCTTACCTGCTCCAGCTATGATTTGAAGTAATTCTTCCAAGACAGCTTTTGTCAGATAACCGCCTCTCCAATGAAAGGTCAAAACTTTCCCCTTTTTTATAGCCTGTTGACAACGCTTTGCTACATCTTCCTGCTTTGTAAAAGATAGCTTCTTCTCTTTATAATAAAAGTGATTATCGTCATTGCACGCAGGAGCTTTATAGATCAATGGCTCATGATCCTTAAAAATACTCTTATCATCCAAATTGAAATAATCATATCGCACTTCTTTCTTCCCTAATGTATTATCAAACGTAGCATCCAGATGATACCATACTCCATTGATCTGGATTACATTCCACGCATGACGATACTTGATGTTTTTATCCGGATTATTCTCAGAAATAACTACAATACAAGGTATTGATAGTTGATCGCAAAGGACTTTTACAGATTTTGCAATTCCTTCGCATACGCCAACGCCCTGCCCCAATGGGCCTATAATCTCATGTGAATATTGCTTCTTCAATTTATCATAAGTCACATTTTCACAGATGAAATCATGAATATATTGCTCTTTTTCCCAGTCACTCTTATCCTTCACCACCCGGGCAAGCTTCTCCACTCTGGCTTTCATGGCCAACTGGTGCTCTTTAATTTTATTCTTTTCAAATAAATATTCCGGCTTTATCTTGAGCAGCGTGGAATCTTCATAGAAAGAATAACGAAAGGTGGAAGCGTAAAATATCTCTGGACAATCCAGCCTTAACTTATTAAAAATATCGCTAAGGTCCTTTCCATCTATTCTCTGAACATCAAAGCTTTGAGAAAGTGACTCCAGCCCACTCTTCATGACCTGATAGATTCTTTGGTGTTGCTTATTCATCTGACTATAATAATATGGCTCCATGTTACCTCCTCTACCATTTCATCTTTTTCGTAATACAAAAACCCCCAAGATGATTCGAAGCTTGTTCGAATCGTCCTGGGAGGTTCTGCTCGCCGAATGGCGTATATTCTGTTGGCAATCTCCGAAGATATTGATTATCGTTTGGAGAACTGTGGTGCACGACGTGCAGCCTTTAAGCCGTATTTCTTTCTTTCTTTCATTCTTGGATCTCTTGTTAAGTATCCAGCTTTCTTAAGAATTGGACGATAGTCCGCATCTGCCTGAAGCAGGGCTCTTGAGATACCGTGTCTGATGGCACCAGCCTGTCCTGTAAAACCACCACCGTGAACGTTAACTAAAACGTCGAACTTGTCAACTGTCTCTGTAGCAACTAATGGCTGACGAACAACAACCTTTAATGTTTCAAGACCTAAATACTGGTCAATATCTCTCTTGTTGATAGTGATCTTGCCTGTACCTGGTACTAAATATACTCTAGCGATAGATTTTTTTCTTCTACCTGTTCCGTAAAATTTTGCATTAGCCATGATAACTTCCTCCTTTCAGCGCCTCTAATTAAAATTTGATTTCTAAAACTTCTGGCTTCTGAGCTGCATGAGCATGCTCTGCACCTGCGTATGCGTGAAGTTTTGTAATCATGCTTCTTCCTAAAGGTCCCTTTGGAAGCATACCCTTAACAGCTAATTCAATAACTCTTTCAGGCTTTTTAGCCATCATTTCTCTTAATGTTGTTTCTTTCATACCGCCAACATAGTCAGAGTGATTGTAGTAGATCTTCTGATCTAACTTCTTACCTGTAACGGAAATCTTATCTGCATTCACTACGATCACATAATCACCGCAATCCATATGTGGTGTGTAGGTCGGTTTATTCTTACCTCTTAATACTTTAGCTACTTCTGAAGCCAAACGTCCTAATGTATATCCTGTAGCGTCAACTACGTACCATTTTCTCTCAATTGTTGCTGGACTAGCCATAAAAGTCTTCATTGGACAACCTCCTGTAAATTCTGGTGTTAGTAAGCATTACTATACTATGAAATCCAAGTTTCATAATCAGATGCATGGTGCCAATATCAGGGCACCGATTCATTAGAAATCATAAAATAATCTCTAATTAGTCTTATTTAAAAATGCTCACTCCGGGGCATGGCTGAACATTTTCGCCTGACGTCACAGTTATACATTATATTACATTCAGCCTCGTGTGTCAACCTTTTTTCCCCATAAAATCAAGGTTTTCCGGCTTATTTTTCTGTGACCATCCACTCTTCTTCCCCATCTTCCTGCCTGAAAATGTAAAATCCATAAGATTTGCCTAAAAGTATCCTTCCAGGCCCTTCTTCATCCTTTACATAGACCTTCTCCGCTCCGTTTCTTACTGCCTGATGGACCACACGGATGAGCAGCCGGTCAAAGTCTTCCTTACGGCATCTGTGAATGGTGAGCCAGGCTTTTTTCTGGGATACGATCTCTTCCTGGGAAAGCGTGTAGCTCCATTCCTTATTCTCTCCCCGAATCTCTTTTTCCAGTTCCTTTTCATAATCAAGGCTGACCAGGGTAAGACCTTTGGCTGCTGCCTTCGGGCCTGCCGCATTCCGGTCCCTGGCATCTATGATCTCTTCCACATGGGAAGGCGGATAGACACCCATTCCCACCTTCATCAGAGTTCCTGCGATGATCCGCACCATGTTGTATAAAAATCCGCTTCCCTTAATACGTATTGTAATCAAATCTCCGGTCTTTTCTATGTCCAGGCTATAAATGGTCCTTACGGTCTCTTCCGCCTGTCCACGGGCCGTACAGAAGCTTTTAAAATCATGTTCTCCAACCAGATAGGCTCCTGCCTCCCGCATTTTGTCCACGTCCAGGGGATAATAGCAGAAATGAGTATAAAGTCTTAAGGTAGGTATCTCAATTTTCCGGTTCATGATTTTATATTCATATGTTTTGACGCAGTTTTGCTTTCTGGGGTGATAATCCGGCGCTACCTCCTCTGACTGGAGGATGCGGATATCGTCCGGAAGCCTTTGGTTTAGGGCAAAACAGATTTTATCCGCGGGCATCCTGTTTTCGGTATCAAAAACCGCCACATTTCCCTCCGCATGTACTCCGGAATCAGTTCTGCTGGCTCCGGTAACGGTGATTTTTTCCTTTAACAGCTCCGTCAGGGTCTTGTTAAGGACCTCTTCTATGGTCAGCCCGTTATTTTGTATCTGCCAGCCGCAGTAATTGGTGCCGTCGTAGGCAACGATCATTTTTACCCGTTTCATAACTTCTCCTTTTTACGGAATTTCTTATCCCATGATCCGAACAGCTGCAATTGCGGCCATGTACACCACAAAGACCAGGTAGGTAATTCCATCCCGTCTCCCATATCGGAGAGGCTTCATCTTCGTTCTTCCTTCCCCGCCCCGGTAGCATCTTGCTTCCATGGCCATGGCAAGGTCTGTGGCCCGCCGGAAGGCTGAGATAAAAAGGGGAACCAGAAGGGGAATCATATTTTTGGCCTTTTGAATCAGATTGCCCGATTCAAAATCAGCACCACGGGCCATCTGGGCCTTCATGATCTTATCCGTTTCTTCTACAAGAATAGGAATAAACCGAAGGGCAATGGACATCATCATAGCCACCTCATGAACCGGTACTCTGACCTTGTTTAAAAAGTTCAGACTTTTTTCCAGGCCATCTGTAAGCTGATTTGGTGTGGTGGTCAAAGTCATAATAGAGGAACCTACCACCAGATAAATGAGCCGTACACCCATAAATGCCGCGATCTGAATTCCTTCTTTTGTAATTTTAAAAAAACCAAGACGGAAAATTGCCTCTCCTGGTGTTAAAAACAGGTTGAAGCTGACACTGATCAGCAAAAGAAAGACAATTGCCCTTAACCCCCGTACCATAAAGGACAATGGCACCTGGCTCAGCCGTATGGCAACTGCAAGAAACAAGGTGGCGATCACATACGCCCAAATATCATTTACAACAAAAAGGGATATAATAAAAACCATGGTCCCAAACAGCTTTGTCCTGGGGTCCAGCTTGTGGAGAAAAGAATCCACCGGATAATATTGTCCCAATGTAATGTCTTTTAACATAGTATCTCCTGATCTATTTTGAAAGAAGCCTTAAAATTTCGTCTCTGGCTTCCTCTATGGTAGTAATGTTGCTATCAATGGGTACGCCCCGTTCCTTTAAAGTATGGACCACATAGGTGATCTGAGGCGCAGCAAGGCCGATGGCTTCCAATTCCTTATAATGCTTGAATACTTCCTTGGGTGTATCATCAAACACCTTTTCCCCATGATTCATCACTAAAATCCGATCCACGTACCGTGCAATGTCTTCCATGCTGTGGGAAACAAGGATGATGGTCATCTTCTGCTCCTTGTGAAGCCGCTCAATCTGATCCAGAATCTCATCTCTTCCCTTGGGATCAAGACCAGCGGTAGGCTCATCTAAAATAAGAACCTCAGGTCTCATAGCTAAGACTCCGGCGATTGCCACCCGGCGCTTCTGGCCTCCTGACAAGTCAAAGGGGGAACGCTTATAATAGCTCTCATCAAGCCCTACCATAGTAAGAGCTTCTCTGGCCCTTGTTTCTATTTCTTCTTTTGAAAGCTTTTGATTCTTTGGACCAAAACACACATCAGAAAACACATCCACCTCAAAAAGCTGATGCTCCGGATACTGGAATACCAGACCCACCTGACTTCTTAGAGCCTGCATATTATAACCATCGCTGTAGATGTTCTTATCGTTGTAATAAATGGCTCCGCTTGTCCCCCGAATCAAACCATTTAAATGCTGAATCAGAGTGGATTTACCAGAACCGGTATGACCGATGAGCCCGATAAATTCTCCGTCTTTTATTTCCAGGTTCACATCCTTAAGGGCATGCTGTTCAAAGGCGGTACCATTTCCATAGATGTAATTTAAATGCTCTACTTTAATTCCCATGGTCTCCTCCATTTTCCGAAGCTTCCTTATTAGATATATGACCGGCAAACTTAGGGATCAGATTTTCCATGAGTTCTTCTAAGGTAAGGATTCCATCTGGCAGGTCAACGCCTCCCTTTTGAAGCTCATAGGCAAGCTCTGTAACCTGTGGCACGTCAAGACGGTAGGATTTAAGCTCCTCTACCCTGGAGAATATCTCTTTGGGTGTTCCGTCCATAACCACTTTACCTTCGTCCATAACGATTACCCGGTCTGCATCTGTGACCTCTTCCATGTAGTGGGTAATTAAAAGCACGGTAATGCCTTCCTTCTTATTTAATTCCAGGACGGTCTTAACCACTTCCTTACGGCCGTTGGGGTCTAGCATGGCAGTGGGCTCGTCTAAAACAATACACTGAGGGCGCATAGCCATAACTCCGGCAATGGCAACTCTCTGCTTCTGGCCTCCTGACAGCTTATTGGGAGACTTTAAACGATAGGAAACCATTCCAACCGCTTTCAGGCTTTCATCCACCCGCCTCCAGATTTCTTCTGTAGGAACTCCCATGTTCTCAGGACCGAATCCCACATCCTCTTCTACTATATTTCCAATGATCTGGTTGTCCGGGTTTTGGAACACCATCCCTGTCTTTTTCCGCACCTCCCATAAATTCTCTTCCTGGGAAGTATCAAGTCCCTGAATCCATACCGTTCCCTCCGTGGGCAGCAAGATGGCATTGAGCTGCTTGGCAAAGGTAGACTTACCGGAACCGTTGTGCCCCAGTATGGCGATGAATTGTCCTGCTTCTATATCAAGTGAGACATCATCTATGGCACGTTTGATTTCTTCTATATTTTCTTCTTCATCTCTTCTGATATAATCAAATATCAGCTTTGACGCTTTTATTATTCCCATAGCAAGCCTTTCTGTCGTGAATTTATATACTCGTATGCCACATAATTTTAGTTGAATATTCCCAATCAGTCAAGCATCGACATAAATCTTTTATAAATAAAGAGTCTGGCGGAATTTATTATTTGATAGATGTAATTTCCTATTACATAAAAAAATGGTACAGAATTTTTTCTGTACCATTTCTCATTATATGATTAGTGTACCCAAAGTCCGGAGCTGTCAACCTTATAAGCTCCATCAATTAAGGTATCCGATGCCATACTGCCGTCTAAATTTAAATAATACCATTTTCCAGGGGTTGGCTGAATCCAACCGGAAGCCATATCTCCATTGGAATTTAAGAAATACCACTTCTCATCTAACTTCTGCCAGCCCGTAAGCATGGCTCCGTCGCTGCCTAAGTAATACCATTTATCATTAATGAACTGCCAGCCGGTTACAGCAAATTCTTCTCCGTTGAAGTAATACCATTTACCGCTTATCATCTTCCAGGTGTTGGCGGCATAAGCGCCGTCTTCGCCGCGGTACTTCTTACCGCTCTTATATCCCGCCCAGGCACCGTTTGTTTCACCCAGCTCCTGAACCACGGAATCATCAGAGATCACCGGCTCACCTTCCTGTAAATACTCTTCCTCGGAAGAATCCTTTAAAATGGCTTTCACCGTATAATAATACTTCTGGCCACTTTCCATATATTGCAGCAGATCTACGGTGTTGGTGGAAATGGTCATGCTTTTGACCCAGATGCCGCCTTCCTTATAAACAACGACCTGATACCGGGAAGCGAAGGGAACCTTTTTCCAGGTTGCCTTTGTTCTTGCCGCATCGCTAAAGCCTGCTTTTTCCGTACCGGCAAGCTTTGCTACCGGAACATAGGAAACCTTTACTACAGTCTCACCATCTTCTGCTTTTGTGGATATCAGCTTTCCTCCGGTAACAGAGCAATCAGAATTTGAATAGGTGCCAGGAACTCTGAAAGTAGCAATTACTTTTTTCCCTGGTTCCCATTTCTCAGGATCCTTATTCCATTCGGGACTTGTTTCTGATAAATTTACCGTGACAGACGGAATTTGAATTCCCTCTGTCCAGCTGCTCTTCCTGCCGTGGTCCAGCCGGATTTTCAAGCTGCCGGAAGCCCCTGCTGTGATTGACATTCCCATCACCATAACCATGCACAAAAGCACCAGCCAGGCTGCCTTTCCCCGTATCCACTTCATCTGCATCAACATCCTTTCCTGTTACTTATGCCAAATACCAGTGGCATCTACTGTAAAACCGCCTATCGTAGTGCTTACTGCCTTGGATCCCTCACCAGGATAGAAATAATACCAGTTACCATCTATCTGCTTCCAGCCTTCCTGCATCGCACCGCTGTTGTCTGCATAATACCATTTATTATTATAATTGATCCAGCCAACTGACATGGCACCCTCTACCCCACTGTTCGTGGATGGATTCAGGAAATACCACTTATTCGCAGAAGACTTAACCCAGCCCTTTAACATAGCTCCATCATTATTAAAATAGTACCACAGAGAATTCTTTTGCTGCCAGCCTGTGAGCATGTTGCCATTGGTATCAAATAAATACCAGATGTTGTTAATGTGTGCCCAGTTATTCTTTAAATAAGAACCATCTGGATAACGATATAACCAGTTATTGCCGTTCTTGATCCAGCCTACATCCTGACTTGTTACCACAGAGCTGTTACCATTATCCTGACCACGTCCGTCAGATACCTTTTCCTGTGGTACGTAGATTTCACCAGACTCTGTCCAGTCACTGTTCTTTGCATACTTTGATTCACTGTCGGAAGCTGGAACGGTACGTACCTTAAAGGTGTAGGTTCCTGCTTTTGTCATATAAGGATAGAAATTATAAGAGGTCGCTTTCAGTCTCTCTACCTTTTTTACAAGGCTGCTTCCACGGTATAAATACACATCATAGGCATCAGAGCTGCCTTCCGGAGCACTCCATTTGGCACTGCCAAGGCTGGAACCGGAATCTCTCCAATCTGCTTCTTCCGGTGATTCATAGGTTCCCTTAATTGGTTTAAAGGTAAATGTCACATATAAGGTATCTGAGCCAGACCGGTTGGTTGACACATAGTTTCCACCTTTGATGCTGACATTGCTAGACTGATAGCCACCCTTAAATGCGTAGTTATCAGAATCTGTTGCTCTTAAAGTGACCTTCATCTTTGGTTCAGAGCCAAGCTTCATCTTTTTGGTGTCTGATGTAATCCACTGCAAGTCAGTCACCTCGTATTTATCATTATTGGTATAAACGTAATTACCTGTTTGCTCATTAGTTTTAAAGGCAGACTCAGATGGTACCGTATCTCCTGCACCAATCTCCTCTAACCC
It encodes the following:
- a CDS encoding sugar O-acetyltransferase, with the protein product MTEKEKMLNQMLYDANYDKGLLKEREIAKDLCYEFNQARPSETEKQAVVLRKLLGKTGESFCITAPFWCDYGYNIELGENFYANHNLVILDGAKITFGDNVFIAPNCGFYTAGHPIDSDRRNQGLEYAYSITVGNNVWIGAGVHVMPGVNIGSNVVIGGGSVVVKDIPDNCVAVGNPCKVVRPITDKDKETCFDR
- a CDS encoding N-acetylmuramoyl-L-alanine amidase family protein produces the protein MKFTTRLMAWASLVTLLGVSVPFEAFAAAKTISSVTINVGLEEIGAGDTVPSESAFKTNEQTGNYVYTNNDKYEVTDLQWITSDTKKMKLGSEPKMKVTLRATDSDNYAFKGGYQSSNVSIKGGNYVSTNRSGSDTLYVTFTFKPIKGTYESPEEADWRDSGSSLGSAKWSAPEGSSDAYDVYLYRGSSLVKKVERLKATSYNFYPYMTKAGTYTFKVRTVPASDSESKYAKNSDWTESGEIYVPQEKVSDGRGQDNGNSSVVTSQDVGWIKNGNNWLYRYPDGSYLKNNWAHINNIWYLFDTNGNMLTGWQQKNSLWYYFNNDGAMLKGWVKSSANKWYFLNPSTNSGVEGAMSVGWINYNNKWYYADNSGAMQEGWKQIDGNWYYFYPGEGSKAVSTTIGGFTVDATGIWHK
- the rplM gene encoding 50S ribosomal protein L13, with amino-acid sequence MKTFMASPATIERKWYVVDATGYTLGRLASEVAKVLRGKNKPTYTPHMDCGDYVIVVNADKISVTGKKLDQKIYYNHSDYVGGMKETTLREMMAKKPERVIELAVKGMLPKGPLGRSMITKLHAYAGAEHAHAAQKPEVLEIKF
- the rpsI gene encoding 30S ribosomal protein S9 encodes the protein MANAKFYGTGRRKKSIARVYLVPGTGKITINKRDIDQYLGLETLKVVVRQPLVATETVDKFDVLVNVHGGGFTGQAGAIRHGISRALLQADADYRPILKKAGYLTRDPRMKERKKYGLKAARRAPQFSKR
- the cbiM gene encoding cobalt transporter CbiM, producing the protein MSAAMVPVWTRAVKKVKEEIPKVKIPSLGVGAAFSFLLMMFNVPLPGGTTGHAVGGTLIAILMGPYAACVSVTVALLIQALLFGDGGILSFGANCFNMAFVLPFLGYFIYKAVKDNIKSEKGEYLGIVLGSYAGINAAALCAAIEFGIQPLLFKDAAGQALYCPYPLSISIPAMVIPHLLVAGIVEAVFTLFIVIYIKKVAPDTMYEESNEKKKAIYGLLAFLICLTPLGLLATGTAWGEWGSEEIRSVVSGGKTLGFIPQGMKAGVNFKALLPDYAVNGLPEIAGYILSAIAGVAIFIIFFKVISTFKKDKVGGKLE
- a CDS encoding energy-coupling factor transporter ATPase; this encodes MGIKVEHLNYIYGNGTAFEQHALKDVNLEIKDGEFIGLIGHTGSGKSTLIQHLNGLIRGTSGAIYYNDKNIYSDGYNMQALRSQVGLVFQYPEHQLFEVDVFSDVCFGPKNQKLSKEEIETRAREALTMVGLDESYYKRSPFDLSGGQKRRVAIAGVLAMRPEVLILDEPTAGLDPKGRDEILDQIERLHKEQKMTIILVSHSMEDIARYVDRILVMNHGEKVFDDTPKEVFKHYKELEAIGLAAPQITYVVHTLKERGVPIDSNITTIEEARDEILRLLSK
- the truA gene encoding tRNA pseudouridine(38-40) synthase TruA, which translates into the protein MKRVKMIVAYDGTNYCGWQIQNNGLTIEEVLNKTLTELLKEKITVTGASRTDSGVHAEGNVAVFDTENRMPADKICFALNQRLPDDIRILQSEEVAPDYHPRKQNCVKTYEYKIMNRKIEIPTLRLYTHFCYYPLDVDKMREAGAYLVGEHDFKSFCTARGQAEETVRTIYSLDIEKTGDLITIRIKGSGFLYNMVRIIAGTLMKVGMGVYPPSHVEEIIDARDRNAAGPKAAAKGLTLVSLDYEKELEKEIRGENKEWSYTLSQEEIVSQKKAWLTIHRCRKEDFDRLLIRVVHQAVRNGAEKVYVKDEEGPGRILLGKSYGFYIFRQEDGEEEWMVTEK
- a CDS encoding energy-coupling factor transporter ATPase; translated protein: MGIIKASKLIFDYIRRDEEENIEEIKRAIDDVSLDIEAGQFIAILGHNGSGKSTFAKQLNAILLPTEGTVWIQGLDTSQEENLWEVRKKTGMVFQNPDNQIIGNIVEEDVGFGPENMGVPTEEIWRRVDESLKAVGMVSYRLKSPNKLSGGQKQRVAIAGVMAMRPQCIVLDEPTAMLDPNGRKEVVKTVLELNKKEGITVLLITHYMEEVTDADRVIVMDEGKVVMDGTPKEIFSRVEELKSYRLDVPQVTELAYELQKGGVDLPDGILTLEELMENLIPKFAGHISNKEASENGGDHGN
- a CDS encoding N-acetylmuramoyl-L-alanine amidase family protein, with the protein product MQMKWIRGKAAWLVLLCMVMVMGMSITAGASGSLKIRLDHGRKSSWTEGIQIPSVTVNLSETSPEWNKDPEKWEPGKKVIATFRVPGTYSNSDCSVTGGKLISTKAEDGETVVKVSYVPVAKLAGTEKAGFSDAARTKATWKKVPFASRYQVVVYKEGGIWVKSMTISTNTVDLLQYMESGQKYYYTVKAILKDSSEEEYLQEGEPVISDDSVVQELGETNGAWAGYKSGKKYRGEDGAYAANTWKMISGKWYYFNGEEFAVTGWQFINDKWYYLGSDGAMLTGWQKLDEKWYFLNSNGDMASGWIQPTPGKWYYLNLDGSMASDTLIDGAYKVDSSGLWVH
- a CDS encoding energy-coupling factor transporter transmembrane component T family protein; amino-acid sequence: MLKDITLGQYYPVDSFLHKLDPRTKLFGTMVFIISLFVVNDIWAYVIATLFLAVAIRLSQVPLSFMVRGLRAIVFLLLISVSFNLFLTPGEAIFRLGFFKITKEGIQIAAFMGVRLIYLVVGSSIMTLTTTPNQLTDGLEKSLNFLNKVRVPVHEVAMMMSIALRFIPILVEETDKIMKAQMARGADFESGNLIQKAKNMIPLLVPLFISAFRRATDLAMAMEARCYRGGEGRTKMKPLRYGRRDGITYLVFVVYMAAIAAVRIMG
- a CDS encoding transglutaminase domain-containing protein; translation: MEPYYYSQMNKQHQRIYQVMKSGLESLSQSFDVQRIDGKDLSDIFNKLRLDCPEIFYASTFRYSFYEDSTLLKIKPEYLFEKNKIKEHQLAMKARVEKLARVVKDKSDWEKEQYIHDFICENVTYDKLKKQYSHEIIGPLGQGVGVCEGIAKSVKVLCDQLSIPCIVVISENNPDKNIKYRHAWNVIQINGVWYHLDATFDNTLGKKEVRYDYFNLDDKSIFKDHEPLIYKAPACNDDNHFYYKEKKLSFTKQEDVAKRCQQAIKKGKVLTFHWRGGYLTKAVLEELLQIIAGAGKEKNRHSQVSINWQQAVIRVKFLEEQIEDSVKMEDAYEEENDAVSVQ